From a single Methanofollis sp. W23 genomic region:
- a CDS encoding DUF3344 domain-containing protein, whose product MCYLLRYNSIICIFLALLLIGPSSALYDFEGVPFDVTAQGEVQGDFRTFGTYGLAIPPVECTFSLNQTPRCARAYCGVWGGNERYTGWVEMTVNDRPPVRVSLGGVDDVDAAALISGHGVAWVGWDLTGLLGPGENTVTVTTSRGETGNRLDGRVYALQVVAVEEDPARPLTCYWIAEGNENLHGEGWAGDLQTRKDETSISFGGVKEQVDWARLSLLLLATQKGQPDYATFNGHDLGSVAGGEYLPGARDIGDECSFNADGGEGTRSRYVDAETFDVTDLVGETNTLTIARGRDLDGDGSISSTGATPEGEDYLHPVLAVLAVQPADASPAPDFSLSDLAVSGAYTGRTADLRAVLRNAGSPPEAPVTVRWTVDGAVIAEETVVPAARGVQTVHATWDAVEGRHEIAAAVSTAGDRDTGDNHVARSATVGALPDLAVDVGEPYRADGAGPAPTSSPLPFPLAAWALGVAALAAGRKSRGTCLLVLLLVAAVTVVPAGAAGAYEQYEVPVEVKNLGGSDAAPFQVTVYLDGEKVAALSLEAGLAAGGTEHLKVPLSTTSGDHTLRVVADENGVIEESDTNNNAAEGRYAFP is encoded by the coding sequence ATGTGTTACCTATTGCGCTACAATTCCATTATATGTATCTTTCTCGCCCTCCTTCTGATCGGACCTTCCTCGGCTCTCTACGATTTTGAGGGAGTCCCCTTCGACGTAACGGCGCAAGGGGAGGTGCAGGGGGATTTCCGCACCTTCGGGACCTATGGACTTGCCATCCCGCCGGTCGAATGCACCTTCTCCCTCAACCAGACTCCCAGATGTGCCCGTGCCTACTGCGGGGTCTGGGGCGGGAATGAGCGGTACACCGGGTGGGTGGAGATGACGGTGAACGACCGGCCGCCGGTCCGCGTCTCCCTCGGAGGTGTCGACGACGTCGACGCCGCCGCCCTCATCTCAGGCCATGGGGTTGCCTGGGTGGGGTGGGACCTCACCGGTCTGCTCGGGCCCGGCGAGAACACCGTGACGGTCACGACCAGTCGGGGCGAGACCGGGAATCGCCTGGACGGCCGCGTCTATGCCCTGCAGGTCGTCGCCGTCGAGGAAGACCCCGCCCGCCCTCTCACCTGCTACTGGATCGCGGAGGGCAACGAGAACCTCCATGGGGAAGGGTGGGCCGGCGATCTCCAGACCAGAAAAGACGAGACCTCCATCTCGTTCGGAGGGGTGAAAGAGCAGGTCGATTGGGCGCGCCTCTCCCTCCTCCTCCTTGCCACCCAGAAGGGACAGCCCGACTACGCCACCTTCAACGGCCATGACCTGGGGAGCGTGGCCGGCGGCGAGTATCTCCCGGGCGCTCGCGACATCGGCGACGAGTGTTCCTTCAATGCAGACGGCGGCGAAGGGACGCGCTCCAGGTACGTCGACGCCGAGACCTTCGACGTGACCGACCTGGTGGGCGAGACCAACACCCTCACTATTGCACGGGGCAGAGACCTCGACGGCGACGGTTCGATCTCGTCCACCGGGGCGACGCCTGAGGGCGAGGACTATCTCCATCCGGTCCTGGCGGTCCTCGCGGTACAGCCGGCCGACGCCTCCCCGGCCCCTGACTTCTCTCTCAGCGACCTCGCGGTCTCGGGGGCGTACACCGGGAGGACTGCCGACCTCCGGGCCGTCCTGAGGAATGCCGGGTCGCCGCCCGAAGCCCCGGTGACAGTGCGGTGGACGGTGGACGGTGCGGTGATCGCGGAAGAGACGGTCGTCCCGGCAGCACGCGGTGTCCAGACAGTGCACGCCACCTGGGACGCCGTCGAGGGGCGGCACGAGATCGCCGCCGCCGTCTCGACGGCGGGCGACCGGGACACCGGCGACAACCATGTCGCCCGGAGTGCGACGGTCGGGGCGCTCCCTGACCTCGCGGTCGACGTCGGCGAACCGTATCGGGCGGACGGCGCTGGCCCGGCCCCGACCTCCTCGCCTCTCCCCTTCCCGCTCGCGGCCTGGGCACTCGGGGTCGCCGCGCTTGCGGCGGGCAGGAAGTCGAGAGGGACATGTCTCCTCGTGCTCCTCCTCGTCGCCGCGGTGACGGTGGTGCCGGCCGGCGCCGCCGGAGCGTATGAGCAGTATGAAGTCCCGGTCGAGGTGAAGAATCTCGGCGGGAGCGACGCCGCGCCCTTCCAGGTCACGGTCTACCTGGACGGCGAGAAGGTCGCCGCACTCTCTCTGGAGGCCGGACTTGCGGCCGGCGGCACCGAACACCTGAAGGTCCCGCTCTCCACCACGTCCGGCGACCATACCCTCAGGGTCGTCGCCGACGAGAACGGGGTGATCGAGGAGAGCGACACGAACAACAACGCAGCGGAGGGTCGGTATGCGTTCCCGTGA
- a CDS encoding DUF3344 domain-containing protein encodes MRSRDLALTLFLLSVVVVPVSATYAADHPLTPVYAETVHGGYLYTLGNSTYSGTLEPGATYTVAYEDLLPEGAEVGFARLYLYWAWSKDGQAAVYPAVDVAVDGTPLERVARYTDSKGFVSKNDFFSGVDVYALPTLASGRPLTVTGTNAAEGNATFVVQGAAVLLVYVDPAAPEKMLWVQEGADLLYSNYGITPEMATAQATFDGEIDTGRVKSATLFLAAPSAGYTTADLPEKNRIAMNRGGESGLPSFIQSIIDLVFPSANGKTWIDAFDADEERQVGTDRRDVTPWLRSSGNTVEVQDHGDYLQFTNAVLEVEMR; translated from the coding sequence ATGCGTTCCCGTGACCTGGCGCTGACCCTCTTCCTGCTCTCCGTGGTCGTCGTCCCGGTCTCGGCCACCTATGCCGCCGACCATCCCCTGACCCCGGTGTATGCGGAGACCGTCCATGGCGGGTACCTCTACACCCTGGGTAACAGCACCTATTCGGGCACCCTCGAACCCGGCGCCACCTATACGGTCGCGTACGAGGACCTGCTCCCCGAGGGTGCTGAGGTCGGGTTCGCCCGCCTGTACCTCTACTGGGCATGGAGCAAAGACGGGCAGGCCGCGGTCTATCCGGCGGTGGACGTCGCGGTAGACGGCACGCCTCTCGAGCGGGTCGCCCGCTATACCGACTCCAAGGGTTTTGTCTCAAAGAACGACTTTTTCTCCGGCGTCGATGTCTATGCCCTCCCCACCCTCGCCTCGGGCCGCCCACTCACGGTGACCGGGACGAACGCGGCCGAAGGAAACGCCACCTTTGTCGTGCAGGGTGCGGCGGTGCTGCTGGTCTACGTAGATCCCGCCGCCCCCGAGAAGATGCTCTGGGTGCAGGAGGGCGCCGACCTCCTGTACAGCAACTATGGCATCACCCCTGAGATGGCCACGGCGCAGGCGACCTTCGATGGCGAGATCGATACGGGCAGGGTGAAGTCGGCCACCCTCTTCCTGGCGGCCCCCTCCGCTGGGTACACCACCGCCGACCTCCCCGAGAAGAACCGCATCGCCATGAACCGCGGCGGCGAGAGCGGTCTGCCGTCTTTTATCCAGTCCATCATCGACCTCGTTTTCCCCTCGGCCAACGGCAAGACCTGGATCGACGCCTTCGATGCCGACGAAGAACGGCAGGTGGGCACCGACCGGCGGGACGTCACCCCCTGGCTCCGTTCGTCAGGGAACACCGTCGAGGTGCAGGACCATGGAGACTACCTCCAGTTCACCAACGCCGTCCTGGAGGTGGAGATGCGATGA
- a CDS encoding ABC transporter ATP-binding protein, with amino-acid sequence MTAAIEVTGLGKRYPPAVEALRDVDLRVESGEFVALLGKSGSGKSTLLNILGGLDHPERGSVRIAGAGVDYTDRTALVALRRQTIGFVFQDFSLIPTMTALENVAYPLLFNYQDRKMREARAAALLERVGLAHRRGHYPHQMSGGEQQRVAVARALVGRPSIILADEPTGNLDTVTSAEIIGLLREINREDGTTLLVVTHDPDVGAEADRVVVMQDGQVVA; translated from the coding sequence ATGACCGCCGCGATCGAGGTGACGGGCCTGGGCAAACGCTACCCCCCTGCCGTCGAGGCCCTGCGGGACGTGGACCTCCGGGTCGAGAGCGGTGAGTTCGTCGCACTCCTCGGGAAGAGCGGGAGCGGGAAGAGCACCCTCTTGAACATCCTCGGCGGCCTTGATCACCCTGAACGCGGCAGCGTCAGGATCGCCGGGGCCGGGGTTGACTATACCGACCGCACCGCCCTGGTCGCCCTCCGCCGGCAGACAATCGGTTTTGTCTTCCAGGACTTCTCGCTCATCCCGACGATGACGGCCCTGGAAAATGTGGCCTACCCGCTCCTCTTCAACTATCAGGATCGAAAGATGCGGGAGGCGCGGGCCGCCGCCCTCCTCGAGCGCGTTGGCCTGGCGCACCGGCGCGGCCACTACCCGCATCAGATGAGCGGCGGCGAGCAGCAGCGGGTGGCGGTGGCGCGGGCACTGGTCGGCCGCCCTTCCATCATCCTCGCCGACGAACCGACCGGGAACCTCGACACCGTCACCAGCGCGGAGATCATCGGTCTCCTCAGGGAGATCAACCGGGAGGACGGGACCACGCTCCTCGTCGTCACCCATGACCCGGACGTCGGGGCCGAGGCCGACCGCGTCGTCGTGATGCAGGACGGGCAGGTGGTCGCATGA
- a CDS encoding ABC transporter permease yields the protein MKVLDFFLLAARQVSRKRMRACLTIIGIAVGIAAVIGTVSLGEGIRAQAISAIEAQSDLTLLEVTAGQQGGVVQFVTPSRAQAVAGIPGVAATAPILRDAFASERQTYLAVMGVDAGPFEAVVSSSYAQGLAPRPGTNEVVLGADLAESLRRYEGVRVGDPMTVLVREYADTGSPEDRRVTLLPVGVLAERGDALDTTLVCDLSYLEGVRDRSGTYDGVLVRTATTADVFPVVAEVKALGLGVEGSFEEIDAVNRLMDLVILVLAFFAAVSLVVGALMIMTTMVTSVYERRHEIGIAMAVGASPREVLALVLMECATIGLVGGIVGDVLGLGFAGVIETVGKPLLVSALGEGFAGLAGSSITLVTPPLLLLGVVAAVALSVLSGLYPGLLAARQDPVEAIRSRG from the coding sequence ATGAAGGTCCTCGACTTTTTCCTTCTTGCCGCCAGGCAGGTCTCGCGCAAACGGATGCGGGCGTGCCTGACCATCATCGGGATCGCCGTCGGGATCGCCGCGGTCATCGGCACGGTCTCGCTCGGCGAGGGGATCAGGGCCCAGGCGATCAGTGCGATCGAGGCGCAGTCAGACCTCACCCTCCTCGAGGTGACGGCCGGCCAGCAGGGAGGGGTCGTCCAGTTCGTGACGCCTTCCAGGGCGCAGGCCGTCGCCGGCATCCCGGGTGTCGCCGCCACCGCCCCGATCCTGAGGGACGCCTTCGCCTCTGAACGGCAGACCTATCTCGCGGTCATGGGGGTCGACGCCGGACCCTTCGAGGCGGTGGTCTCGTCCTCCTATGCACAGGGCCTTGCCCCGCGACCCGGCACCAACGAGGTCGTGCTCGGTGCCGACCTCGCCGAGAGCCTGCGCCGGTACGAGGGCGTGCGGGTCGGCGATCCCATGACCGTGCTGGTGCGCGAGTACGCCGATACCGGGTCGCCCGAAGACCGGCGGGTCACGCTTCTCCCGGTCGGCGTCCTCGCTGAAAGAGGCGACGCCCTGGACACCACCCTCGTCTGCGACCTCTCGTATCTGGAAGGGGTCCGGGACCGGTCGGGCACCTATGACGGCGTCCTGGTCAGGACCGCCACCACCGCCGACGTCTTCCCGGTCGTGGCCGAGGTGAAGGCGCTGGGCCTCGGGGTCGAGGGGTCCTTTGAGGAGATCGATGCGGTGAACCGCCTGATGGACCTGGTGATCCTCGTCCTCGCGTTCTTTGCCGCCGTCTCCCTGGTGGTTGGGGCGCTGATGATCATGACCACGATGGTCACCTCGGTCTATGAACGTCGGCACGAGATCGGGATCGCCATGGCGGTCGGGGCCTCGCCGCGCGAGGTGCTGGCCCTGGTCCTCATGGAATGTGCGACGATCGGGCTGGTCGGCGGGATCGTCGGCGACGTGCTCGGTCTCGGGTTCGCCGGGGTGATCGAGACGGTCGGCAAACCCCTGCTCGTCTCCGCCCTCGGCGAGGGCTTTGCCGGGCTTGCGGGATCGTCGATCACCCTGGTCACGCCGCCACTCCTCCTCCTCGGGGTCGTGGCGGCGGTGGCGCTCTCGGTGCTCTCTGGACTGTACCCAGGGCTGCTTGCGGCCAGGCAGGACCCGGTCGAGGCGATCAGGTCGAGGGGGTAG
- a CDS encoding DUF3344 domain-containing protein — MKRKERFGVLFCILALLLLPAAAADSYVGGIPLSTEEQGTVSGGVYIDAYPGFATSAEKTFSLPAGAEVKWARLYVAVYCGNQQENYAGTVTVSVDGGPRYTDDLNVEYVFPGDDGDGPVWVNDHCTRVTSDYLAWYDVTSCIRDDGLKVKVATEKIDAKFDGRIKCVALVAAYDDGDGDMVHYWINQGHDTDSYKTDENGKPYVGETEFGTGVLETEGDEATLSVLYLASENGIYRFGGETLDGDGSEGAYFGSERWDVLDLLEPGRDVALTYDRKDSETFYKIFLSTLTVRYAERDVGAIAVNSVPAGALVYIDDEEQEEETNTTVSGLETGTHTVRVEMEGYPVPEEREVEVEKGETATLTFVLERPSGSISVSSEPVGAAVYLDGEETGVTTDTLLEEVPAGGHTIILKRAGYDDYTEEVVVVEGETAEVAATLTASSSSPGGGGGSDDGGDDGADDEGTGYAGGQFGVVARGAVAGNLSLTTAGAYTGLLAPGDSATFTVPLDPSADARLTWGRLYLFTTWGHDEEQRAGQQAEAAVSVDGTPVPIDRRYSDQKGEGAYDYPVETLAYNVTPYLDDHDLAVAVTNTGKEGATFALYGCALLTLSEEPGAPLREYWVAEGADALRADEGAGITSEEASTTARFTGIPSPETVSAAHMIVASTAATGMEGEEHVVIFNGAEWENPLQGGSSVVSTATFDVRPYLEEGESSAAIRSVDTGKKGDYMENRVVALVLTRGAPSSSATPAPGSTPSSVGGMSELDSPPTSTDADRTAVDEEEENPFLSWLFSLWSAFLSLLGFQVEDQAPDPEARTVEEKEAPVPTISVAPLTPQDAMLALTSTPSSALISLDGEYIGRTTPCTLGPLTSGRHTIRLDHEGCPAFESVFDLAGEQTLSVDLEAGTPVLSEELTDTERDGTGCILVDSKPDGVKIVFDGRTLPVKTPYLICGVKPGLHTVKVKGKRGQFEVDKKKCSVEPGVVTPLLFTAEKTASHTLNVRSEHFEGVEVSVDGRRCNAKIPGKVEVQGSSSYLSLRDDQGYFTFQILRCLDDGADLWIESSEQPGAGVMVESDPSGADILVDGFVTGYATPYLVTNLSKGSHLIGVSRPGYLPQEKRIPLVDRQSTPADAAVSFQLEGYSCGALQVTTPQEGARIYLHGKNTGEKTPYIFEYMKIGTYEVKVKDGNTAREQDVTVLPGRTVLCSFVDGAE, encoded by the coding sequence ATGAAAAGAAAAGAACGATTCGGAGTGCTGTTCTGTATCCTTGCTCTCCTCCTGCTCCCGGCGGCGGCGGCCGACTCCTATGTCGGCGGGATCCCACTCTCGACCGAGGAGCAGGGAACGGTCTCGGGCGGGGTGTATATCGACGCCTACCCGGGATTTGCGACTTCAGCCGAGAAGACTTTCAGTCTCCCTGCCGGGGCCGAGGTGAAATGGGCCAGGCTCTATGTCGCAGTCTACTGCGGCAACCAGCAGGAGAACTATGCCGGGACGGTGACCGTCTCTGTGGACGGAGGGCCGCGGTACACCGATGACTTGAATGTCGAGTACGTTTTCCCTGGCGATGATGGTGATGGCCCTGTCTGGGTGAACGATCACTGCACCAGGGTGACGAGCGACTACCTGGCATGGTATGACGTGACGTCCTGCATCCGGGATGACGGCCTGAAGGTGAAAGTCGCGACCGAGAAGATCGACGCGAAGTTCGACGGTCGGATCAAGTGCGTCGCCCTTGTCGCCGCCTATGACGACGGTGACGGCGACATGGTGCACTACTGGATCAACCAGGGGCATGACACCGACTCGTACAAGACCGACGAGAACGGGAAACCGTACGTCGGCGAGACCGAGTTCGGGACCGGCGTACTGGAGACCGAAGGGGACGAGGCTACGCTCTCGGTGCTGTACCTCGCCTCTGAGAATGGGATCTATCGGTTCGGCGGCGAGACGTTGGACGGCGATGGGTCGGAAGGCGCATATTTCGGGTCTGAGCGCTGGGATGTCCTCGACCTCCTCGAACCGGGCAGAGATGTTGCCCTCACCTATGACCGGAAGGACTCGGAGACCTTCTACAAGATCTTCCTCTCGACCCTGACGGTGCGGTACGCCGAGCGCGATGTCGGGGCCATCGCGGTGAACTCGGTTCCCGCCGGTGCGCTCGTCTATATCGACGACGAGGAGCAGGAGGAGGAGACCAACACCACGGTTTCAGGCCTGGAGACCGGCACCCATACCGTCAGGGTGGAGATGGAAGGCTACCCGGTCCCTGAGGAGCGGGAGGTCGAGGTCGAGAAAGGTGAGACCGCGACGCTGACGTTCGTCCTGGAGCGGCCGTCCGGTTCGATCAGCGTTTCGTCCGAACCTGTCGGGGCGGCGGTCTATCTTGACGGCGAAGAGACCGGGGTCACGACCGACACGCTCCTTGAAGAGGTTCCGGCCGGTGGACACACCATCATCCTCAAGCGTGCCGGCTATGACGACTATACCGAAGAGGTGGTGGTCGTCGAGGGCGAGACGGCCGAGGTCGCGGCCACCCTTACCGCTTCTTCCTCCTCGCCGGGTGGCGGGGGAGGTTCTGACGACGGCGGGGACGACGGGGCAGATGATGAAGGCACCGGGTATGCCGGCGGTCAGTTCGGGGTGGTCGCCCGCGGTGCGGTCGCCGGTAATCTCAGCCTGACCACCGCCGGGGCGTACACCGGTCTGCTCGCTCCCGGCGACAGCGCGACCTTCACCGTCCCCCTCGACCCGTCGGCGGACGCCCGTCTCACCTGGGGCCGCCTGTACCTCTTCACCACCTGGGGACATGACGAGGAGCAGCGCGCTGGCCAGCAGGCAGAGGCCGCGGTGAGCGTGGACGGGACGCCGGTCCCGATAGACCGGCGGTACAGCGACCAGAAGGGGGAGGGGGCCTACGACTATCCGGTCGAGACCCTGGCGTACAATGTTACCCCTTATCTTGACGACCACGACCTCGCGGTCGCGGTCACCAACACCGGGAAGGAGGGGGCGACCTTTGCCCTGTACGGGTGTGCCCTCCTGACACTCTCTGAGGAACCTGGTGCGCCGCTGAGGGAGTACTGGGTGGCGGAAGGGGCGGACGCCCTCCGTGCCGACGAAGGTGCCGGGATCACGTCTGAGGAGGCCTCCACCACGGCCAGGTTCACCGGCATCCCCTCACCCGAGACGGTCTCCGCCGCCCATATGATCGTCGCGAGTACGGCAGCGACCGGGATGGAGGGAGAGGAGCATGTGGTCATCTTCAATGGGGCCGAATGGGAGAACCCCCTCCAGGGGGGGTCGTCGGTGGTCAGCACTGCCACCTTTGACGTCAGGCCCTATCTTGAGGAGGGCGAATCGTCGGCCGCGATCCGGAGCGTCGACACCGGGAAGAAGGGCGACTATATGGAGAACCGGGTGGTGGCCCTGGTCCTGACGCGGGGCGCCCCCTCGTCGTCGGCGACCCCTGCACCTGGTTCGACGCCGTCGTCGGTTGGGGGCATGTCTGAACTGGATAGCCCGCCGACCTCCACAGACGCTGACCGCACTGCAGTCGATGAAGAGGAGGAGAACCCGTTCTTATCCTGGCTGTTCTCATTGTGGTCGGCATTCTTGAGTCTACTCGGGTTCCAGGTCGAAGATCAGGCCCCTGACCCGGAGGCCCGAACGGTGGAGGAGAAAGAGGCGCCGGTCCCGACCATCAGCGTGGCTCCTCTAACCCCTCAAGACGCCATGCTTGCCCTCACCTCCACACCCTCATCCGCCCTCATCTCACTTGATGGAGAATACATCGGTAGGACCACACCCTGCACCCTCGGCCCCCTCACATCGGGTCGTCACACTATAAGGCTTGACCACGAAGGGTGCCCGGCCTTTGAATCGGTCTTCGACCTCGCGGGTGAACAGACACTTTCCGTTGACCTCGAAGCCGGGACGCCTGTCCTCTCTGAAGAACTTACCGACACCGAACGTGACGGTACCGGGTGCATCCTGGTGGACTCGAAGCCTGACGGGGTGAAGATCGTCTTTGACGGCCGGACACTGCCGGTGAAGACACCTTATCTGATCTGTGGGGTGAAGCCGGGCCTTCATACAGTGAAGGTGAAGGGGAAAAGGGGTCAGTTCGAGGTGGACAAAAAGAAGTGCTCGGTCGAACCTGGTGTGGTGACACCCCTCCTCTTTACCGCAGAGAAAACGGCTTCCCACACCCTGAATGTCAGGTCAGAACACTTTGAAGGAGTTGAGGTCTCTGTCGACGGTCGACGGTGCAATGCAAAAATTCCAGGCAAAGTGGAGGTCCAGGGGTCCAGTTCCTATCTCTCTCTCCGCGACGACCAGGGCTACTTCACCTTCCAGATCCTCAGGTGTCTTGATGACGGCGCCGACCTCTGGATCGAATCCTCTGAACAGCCTGGTGCCGGGGTGATGGTGGAGTCCGACCCCTCTGGGGCTGACATTTTGGTGGACGGGTTTGTGACCGGATACGCGACTCCCTATCTTGTCACCAATCTCTCGAAAGGCTCGCACCTGATCGGGGTCTCTCGGCCAGGGTATCTCCCCCAGGAAAAGAGGATCCCGCTCGTCGACCGCCAGAGCACACCTGCGGACGCAGCGGTCTCGTTCCAACTGGAGGGCTATTCTTGTGGTGCTCTCCAGGTCACCACGCCGCAGGAGGGAGCGCGGATATATCTGCATGGCAAGAACACCGGAGAAAAGACTCCTTACATCTTTGAATATATGAAGATCGGCACCTATGAGGTGAAGGTGAAGGACGGGAACACCGCCCGGGAGCAGGACGTGACCGTCCTTCCTGGCAGGACCGTACTCTGCTCGTTCGTGGACGGAGCGGAATAG
- a CDS encoding DUF3344 domain-containing protein, which yields MKRNDRFVQVPLLFLSVLLCLALVLVPAASAEKEMAVTTEESLQPDLEISFVAPNMGKGNEFFALGPNTVTATVKNNGTAAAPDFKVRFQINDTEEMVDVQGLGAGDETRIEVTDPVLRNYDDEVTVTVTVDPDGAIDPATPGENFLSITKKVVYNGYRGKRYTDGDDLKTLTSETFNGGLVYSFGDSAYKSGKGGWTAYTANWTSADLALPENATVKSAYLGVAYTWDVEEVVPDDVSMTFNGADAGAPDHFSDQKMYGSYDHPAGMAVYDVSDHFDRTGNAAVFTRPAESQASFNGMVLIVVYNDPDASMKQVVLNAGYDIISGKEKYSSTPEQATAYAPFIFTAPEGAGVGAARLITIAPGAASEGTLLFGDGTWTDVWDYAGSSNIGLDDRFVTGYLNETPVVAFRSEEDDYFDAAAAILVLDYGTADLEVAAVKPNAGQIFANEPNTITATVKNNGTADLGAFIVRFEIDGEVQDVTVPFLAAGETLDLTVTDETIRALDDGVTVSVSVYSTGEIDESDEMDNMLTIEKAVVYNGYKGKRYTDGDDITTMETVTVTGDLVYSTGDSVYKSGRGGWTGYTANWTAADLPIPEGAVVDSAFLGMAYTWDVEEVVPENVSLTFNGEEVESTAYFSDQKMHGFYDNPAGMVVYDVSNHFNRTSNAAVLTRPAESKVCFNGMVLIVVYADSSAGKKQILFNAGYDILSAKEKYATTPEEATAYAPFDVALASGYRVDAARLITVVPGAEAEGTLFFGDGTWTDVWNHTGDSHIGIAEHDVTKYVGRNPVAQFRSEEDDYFDVAAAILVVSQHRVWSSDGGDWDPVPRDQGEKKSDEKIVDTEAGPEDAEGDDGAEPTETEPVPTATLPVTTATTTSTTVPTTQATPLPAVLPFAALGLLLLMKRR from the coding sequence GTGAAACGAAATGACAGGTTTGTCCAGGTCCCCCTTCTTTTTCTCTCTGTCTTGCTCTGTCTGGCCCTCGTCCTGGTGCCGGCAGCGAGTGCGGAGAAGGAGATGGCGGTCACTACCGAAGAGTCCCTGCAACCAGATCTTGAAATCTCTTTTGTGGCCCCGAACATGGGAAAAGGGAATGAGTTCTTCGCCCTTGGACCAAACACCGTCACCGCGACGGTGAAGAACAACGGCACCGCGGCCGCACCTGATTTCAAGGTGCGTTTCCAGATCAATGACACCGAAGAGATGGTGGACGTCCAGGGCCTTGGTGCGGGTGACGAGACCAGGATCGAGGTCACTGATCCAGTGCTCAGGAATTATGACGACGAGGTGACGGTGACGGTCACCGTCGATCCAGATGGTGCGATCGACCCCGCCACTCCAGGAGAAAATTTCCTCTCTATTACGAAGAAGGTCGTGTACAACGGCTACAGGGGCAAGCGGTACACTGACGGGGACGATCTCAAGACCCTGACATCCGAGACCTTCAATGGTGGTCTTGTGTACTCCTTCGGCGACTCTGCATACAAGAGCGGGAAAGGCGGTTGGACTGCGTACACCGCCAACTGGACCAGTGCTGATCTCGCTCTCCCTGAGAACGCGACCGTGAAATCCGCCTATCTTGGTGTTGCCTATACCTGGGACGTCGAAGAGGTCGTCCCTGACGACGTCTCCATGACCTTCAACGGTGCCGATGCCGGCGCCCCGGACCACTTCAGCGACCAGAAGATGTACGGTTCCTATGATCACCCCGCCGGGATGGCGGTCTATGATGTGAGCGACCACTTTGACCGGACCGGCAACGCCGCCGTGTTCACGAGGCCTGCCGAGAGCCAGGCCAGCTTCAACGGCATGGTGCTCATCGTTGTCTATAACGATCCCGACGCGAGCATGAAGCAGGTTGTCCTCAATGCAGGTTACGACATCATCTCGGGCAAGGAGAAGTACTCCTCAACGCCCGAACAGGCGACGGCCTATGCTCCCTTCATATTCACCGCGCCTGAAGGTGCCGGGGTGGGCGCCGCCCGCCTGATCACCATTGCCCCAGGCGCTGCGTCCGAAGGCACGCTGCTTTTCGGTGACGGCACCTGGACCGACGTCTGGGACTATGCCGGGAGTTCGAATATCGGGCTTGACGACCGGTTCGTTACTGGATATCTCAATGAAACCCCGGTCGTGGCATTCAGGAGCGAAGAGGACGACTACTTCGATGCGGCCGCTGCCATCCTTGTCCTGGACTATGGCACTGCCGACCTCGAAGTCGCGGCCGTCAAACCGAATGCCGGCCAGATCTTTGCCAACGAACCGAACACCATCACCGCGACGGTGAAGAACAACGGCACCGCCGACCTCGGTGCCTTCATCGTCAGGTTTGAGATCGATGGTGAGGTGCAGGACGTGACCGTCCCCTTCCTTGCCGCTGGTGAGACACTCGACCTGACCGTCACCGACGAGACCATCCGCGCCCTTGACGATGGGGTGACGGTGAGCGTGAGCGTGTACTCCACCGGCGAAATCGACGAGTCCGACGAGATGGACAACATGCTCACGATCGAGAAGGCCGTCGTGTACAACGGTTACAAAGGGAAGCGGTACACCGACGGCGATGACATCACGACCATGGAGACGGTGACCGTCACCGGCGACCTTGTGTACTCCACCGGCGACTCGGTGTATAAGAGTGGGAGGGGCGGTTGGACCGGGTATACGGCCAACTGGACTGCCGCTGACCTCCCCATACCTGAGGGTGCGGTCGTGGACTCCGCCTTCCTCGGCATGGCCTATACCTGGGACGTCGAAGAGGTGGTCCCAGAGAATGTCTCCCTGACCTTCAACGGCGAGGAGGTCGAGTCCACGGCATATTTCAGCGACCAGAAGATGCATGGGTTCTATGACAATCCCGCCGGGATGGTCGTGTATGACGTGAGCAACCACTTTAACCGGACCAGCAATGCCGCTGTGCTTACCAGACCGGCTGAAAGTAAGGTCTGTTTCAACGGCATGGTGCTCATCGTCGTCTATGCCGATTCTTCTGCCGGGAAGAAACAGATCCTCTTCAATGCAGGTTACGACATCCTCTCCGCGAAGGAGAAATATGCCACGACGCCAGAAGAGGCAACAGCCTACGCTCCCTTCGACGTTGCCCTAGCCTCAGGTTACCGAGTGGACGCGGCCCGCCTGATCACCGTTGTCCCGGGCGCCGAAGCGGAAGGCACGCTGTTCTTCGGTGATGGCACCTGGACCGACGTCTGGAACCATACCGGGGATTCGCACATCGGGATCGCAGAGCATGACGTGACCAAATATGTCGGCAGGAATCCGGTCGCTCAGTTCAGGAGTGAAGAGGACGACTACTTCGATGTCGCCGCCGCCATCCTGGTGGTCTCCCAGCACCGGGTGTGGAGCAGCGATGGTGGAGACTGGGATCCGGTCCCGAGAGATCAGGGTGAGAAAAAGAGCGATGAAAAGATCGTCGACACCGAAGCAGGTCCTGAGGATGCTGAGGGTGATGACGGTGCCGAACCGACCGAGACCGAACCTGTCCCCACCGCGACCCTGCCGGTGACGACGGCGACCACCACTTCGACCACGGTGCCGACGACACAAGCCACCCCCCTCCCTGCGGTGCTGCCCTTTGCAGCACTCGGCCTGCTGCTTCTGATGAAGCGTCGGTGA